The sequence GGAACCAGTTGAAGTTCGACGGCAGGATCGCGACGGAGGGATCGGCCTGCTTCACCGCCCGCCGGTTCTCGTCATAGGCCAGCATGGTGTCGCTGCCCTCCTTGATCGCGATGACGCTGTCGAGCGCTGCGATCTTGGCCAAGGTCTCCGGCGAGTAGCCGAAGCCCGAGGTCAGCGGATATTGGAAGATCGACACCGGAATTCCGATCGCGGAGCTGACCGCCTGCACGAACGCCAGCGGCGCGCGCGAGGTCGCCGAGGCGCCGCCGCCGAGCGGCGCGGGCGGGAACAGCACCGCGCAATCGGCACCGGTCGCTTCCGCGAGCTGGGCCTGATGGATCGCTTCCGCGGTGGAATGCGCGATGATGCCTGAAAGCAGCGGCTTGCCGCCGATCTGCCGGCGCGTCCGCTCGATCACGGCCAGACGTTCGTCGTCCGAGAGCGAGCCACCCTCGCCGGCGTGGCCATTGACGAACACCGCCGCGATGCCGTCCGGACAGGCACAATAGTCGAGGACACGAGCGTAGCCGTCCCAGTCGATCGAGCTGTCGTCCCTGAAGGGCAGAACGGTCGCGACCGTAACGCCGCGCAGATCAGGTTTCTTCATCGCTTTGCTCATGACGGTTTCCGCCGCGGAAATTTCAGGCTCGCCCGCGCCTTCAGCACTTCGAGGCCGCCCTCGTTGCGGGCACTGGCTTCCCAGATAATGGTGCGGGTTTCGTCGTGCTGCTCAGCGATCCAGACGTCGAAAGTGAGCGTGTCGCCGTAGAACACGGGACCGGTGAACCAGAAGCGGTCCTCTACGGACACGCCGATGGTGCCGACCAGCTCAGAGGTGAGGATGCTGGTGCAGAGGCCGGCGACCATGATCCCCGGCGCCAGCCGGCGGCCAAAGCGCGTCGCTCCGGCATAGACCTCGTCGACATGGACCGGGCCGAAATCGCCGGTCGCGGCGATATAGAGCGCGCCATCCGCCTCGGTGATGGTCTTGCTCAGGCTGACCCTGTCATTCACCTTGAGATCGTCGAAGGACTTTGGCTCGTACATGGCTCAGCCCTTCGCGAACGGAACCAGCGTTGCGGTGCCGTCCACCACGGTCGCTCCCGAGGGCGACAGCGTGCAGGTGACGCGGCAGACCGCGTCGTCGCCGTCAACCGAAACGATCTCGGCCCGAGCTTCGACGGACTCGCCGACGATCACGGGTGCAGCGAAATTGAGCGCGATGCTGCCGATCCGCCGTGTGGGA is a genomic window of Bradyrhizobium sp. CB1717 containing:
- a CDS encoding dihydrodipicolinate synthase family protein, whose protein sequence is MSKAMKKPDLRGVTVATVLPFRDDSSIDWDGYARVLDYCACPDGIAAVFVNGHAGEGGSLSDDERLAVIERTRRQIGGKPLLSGIIAHSTAEAIHQAQLAEATGADCAVLFPPAPLGGGASATSRAPLAFVQAVSSAIGIPVSIFQYPLTSGFGYSPETLAKIAALDSVIAIKEGSDTMLAYDENRRAVKQADPSVAILPSNFNWFLPQLAVGGDGILSGLVSLAPHLFAELWQASLADDLKAMRAVNERLYPIVRSIYGPAPIMDMHTRMKVGLKALGLIRNADPRPPLLPVLPALCDAIATTVGAARAAGDIRLE
- a CDS encoding MaoC/PaaZ C-terminal domain-containing protein, which gives rise to MYEPKSFDDLKVNDRVSLSKTITEADGALYIAATGDFGPVHVDEVYAGATRFGRRLAPGIMVAGLCTSILTSELVGTIGVSVEDRFWFTGPVFYGDTLTFDVWIAEQHDETRTIIWEASARNEGGLEVLKARASLKFPRRKPS